The following coding sequences lie in one Burkholderia cepacia genomic window:
- a CDS encoding flagella synthesis protein FlgN, giving the protein MREELLATVNDEHATVEAFASLLVYEEKALTTAEPLEMLPGIVEKKTALIDRLAQLERTRDTQLSALGFPAGKKGMDQAAERDARLAGRWQLLQQAAERARQANANNGMLIRIRMDYNERALAVLRSAPAPTGVYGPDGRVSALTR; this is encoded by the coding sequence ATGAGAGAAGAGCTGCTGGCCACGGTCAACGACGAACACGCGACGGTCGAGGCGTTCGCGTCCCTGCTCGTCTACGAGGAAAAGGCGCTGACGACGGCCGAGCCGCTCGAGATGCTGCCTGGCATCGTCGAAAAGAAAACCGCGCTGATCGACCGGCTCGCGCAGCTCGAACGCACGCGCGACACGCAGCTTTCCGCGCTCGGCTTTCCGGCCGGCAAGAAGGGCATGGACCAGGCCGCCGAGCGCGATGCACGCCTCGCCGGCCGCTGGCAGTTGCTGCAGCAGGCCGCCGAACGCGCGCGCCAGGCCAATGCGAACAACGGGATGCTGATCCGCATCCGGATGGACTACAACGAGCGCGCGCTCGCCGTGCTGCGCTCGGCTCCCGCGCCGACCGGCGTGTACGGCCCGGACGGGCGCGTCTCGGCGCTGACGCGCTGA
- the flgH gene encoding flagellar basal body L-ring protein FlgH, with protein sequence MKQVRLLPSAPVRAACAVAVAALAGCAQIPRDPIIQQPMTAQPPMPMSMQAPGSIYNPGYAGRPLFEDQRPRNIGDILTIMIAENINATKSSGANTNRQGNTDFNVPTAGFLGGLFAKANLSASGNNKFAATGGASAANTFNGTITVTVTGVLPNGNLVVSGEKQMLINQGNEFVRFSGVVNPNTISGANSVYSTQVADAKIEYSSKGYINEAETMGWLQRFFLNIAPW encoded by the coding sequence ATGAAGCAGGTTCGCCTCCTCCCGTCAGCCCCCGTCCGCGCCGCATGCGCGGTCGCGGTGGCGGCGCTCGCCGGTTGCGCGCAGATTCCGCGCGACCCGATCATCCAGCAGCCGATGACGGCGCAGCCGCCGATGCCGATGTCGATGCAGGCGCCCGGCTCGATCTACAACCCCGGCTACGCGGGGCGGCCGCTCTTCGAGGATCAACGGCCGCGCAACATCGGCGACATCCTGACGATCATGATCGCGGAGAACATCAACGCGACCAAGTCGTCGGGCGCCAACACCAACCGGCAGGGCAACACCGACTTCAACGTGCCGACGGCCGGCTTCCTCGGCGGGCTGTTCGCGAAGGCGAACCTGTCGGCCAGCGGCAACAACAAGTTCGCGGCGACCGGCGGTGCGAGCGCGGCGAATACGTTCAACGGCACGATCACGGTGACGGTCACCGGCGTGCTGCCGAACGGCAACCTCGTGGTCAGCGGCGAGAAGCAGATGCTGATCAACCAGGGCAACGAATTCGTGCGCTTCTCGGGGGTCGTCAACCCGAACACGATCTCGGGTGCGAACTCCGTCTACTCGACGCAGGTCGCCGACGCGAAGATCGAATACTCGTCGAAGGGCTACATCAACGAAGCCGAGACGATGGGCTGGCTGCAGCGCTTCTTCCTCAACATCGCGCCGTGGTGA
- the flgG gene encoding flagellar basal-body rod protein FlgG, with protein MNRSLYIAATGMNAQQAQMDVISNNLANTSTNGFKASRAVFEDLLYQTIRQPGANSTQQTELPSGLQLGTGVQQVATERLYTQGGLTQTGNSKDVAINGAGFFQVVMPDGTNAYTRDGSFQTNAQGQLVTSSGYQILPAITIPQNATSLTIGKDGVVTVTQAGSTNSVQIGALQIATFINPAGLEARGENLFSETTSSGAPNVSQPGLNGAGVLNQNYVEASNVNVVQELVNMIQTQRAYEINSKAVTTSDQMLQTVTQMKS; from the coding sequence GTGAACCGTTCGCTCTACATCGCCGCCACCGGCATGAATGCGCAGCAGGCGCAGATGGACGTGATTTCGAACAACCTCGCGAACACCAGCACGAACGGCTTCAAGGCGTCGCGCGCGGTGTTCGAGGATCTGCTGTACCAGACCATTCGCCAGCCCGGCGCGAACTCGACGCAGCAGACCGAGCTGCCGTCGGGCCTGCAGCTCGGCACCGGCGTGCAGCAGGTTGCGACCGAGCGCCTGTACACGCAGGGCGGCCTCACGCAGACCGGCAACTCGAAGGACGTCGCGATCAACGGCGCGGGCTTCTTCCAGGTGGTGATGCCGGACGGCACGAACGCGTACACGCGCGACGGCTCGTTCCAGACCAACGCGCAGGGCCAGCTCGTCACGTCGAGCGGCTACCAGATCCTGCCGGCGATCACGATCCCGCAGAACGCGACGTCGCTGACGATCGGCAAGGATGGCGTGGTGACGGTCACGCAGGCGGGGTCGACCAATTCGGTGCAGATCGGCGCGCTGCAGATCGCGACCTTCATCAACCCGGCCGGCCTCGAGGCGCGCGGCGAGAACCTGTTCTCCGAGACGACGTCGTCGGGCGCGCCGAACGTGTCGCAGCCGGGCCTGAACGGCGCGGGCGTGCTCAACCAGAACTACGTCGAAGCGTCGAACGTGAACGTCGTGCAGGAACTGGTCAACATGATCCAGACGCAGCGTGCCTACGAGATCAACAGCAAGGCCGTGACGACGTCCGACCAGATGCTGCAGACCGTCACGCAGATGAAGAGCTAA
- the flgA gene encoding flagellar basal body P-ring formation chaperone FlgA, which produces MTGSALRGRNGRLTHVRRAFAPAVALAAALWIAAPAAHAEDGMIVIPGRGETAETALAHANAANGGQFGGQFGGQFGGNAGIASGAGIAPEAGRAASAAGAATGYAAQPAGAMVVTTVPPPAPAPSPVRAAARVNAGYVAQPRAADPSAIATVVAGTAEPASNSVRPAQPSAAAARLAAARAASAAPAPRAAAVSANPAASPAAVAAQPATPPGQQDPETIRRAALAFLQQQIAGLPGKTTATVTTAFPRGLAACTTLEPFLPTGARLWGRTTVGVRCAGERPWTVYLQAKVAVQATYYVAARQIAPGEPLSAADLVARDGDLTVMPLAVITDPAQAIGSTALARISAGLPLRQDLLKSAASVSAGQTVRVVAAGPGFTISAEGSVLANAAPGQSVRVRMAAGQIVTAIVKDAGTVEIPL; this is translated from the coding sequence ATGACTGGCAGCGCACTTCGCGGAAGGAACGGGCGGCTCACGCACGTCCGGCGTGCGTTTGCGCCTGCAGTTGCACTCGCTGCGGCGCTGTGGATCGCCGCACCGGCCGCACACGCGGAAGACGGGATGATCGTGATTCCCGGACGCGGCGAGACGGCCGAAACCGCGCTCGCGCACGCCAATGCGGCGAACGGCGGGCAGTTCGGCGGGCAGTTCGGCGGGCAGTTCGGCGGGAATGCGGGGATCGCTTCGGGTGCGGGCATCGCGCCGGAGGCGGGCCGTGCTGCTTCGGCGGCAGGGGCCGCGACCGGCTACGCAGCGCAACCGGCCGGCGCGATGGTCGTGACGACCGTGCCGCCCCCGGCGCCCGCGCCGTCGCCCGTTCGTGCAGCCGCTCGCGTGAACGCCGGCTACGTCGCGCAGCCGCGCGCTGCCGACCCGAGCGCCATCGCGACGGTCGTCGCCGGCACGGCCGAGCCTGCATCGAATTCCGTTCGGCCGGCGCAACCGTCGGCCGCCGCCGCGCGCCTTGCTGCGGCCCGCGCCGCGTCGGCCGCACCGGCGCCGCGCGCAGCGGCAGTTTCCGCGAATCCGGCCGCGTCCCCGGCTGCCGTCGCGGCCCAGCCCGCGACGCCGCCCGGCCAGCAGGATCCCGAGACGATCCGCCGCGCAGCCCTCGCGTTCCTGCAGCAGCAGATCGCCGGCCTGCCCGGCAAGACCACCGCGACGGTCACGACCGCGTTTCCCCGCGGGCTCGCCGCGTGCACGACGCTCGAGCCGTTCCTGCCGACCGGCGCGCGCCTGTGGGGCCGCACGACGGTCGGCGTGCGCTGCGCGGGCGAGCGGCCGTGGACCGTCTACCTGCAGGCGAAGGTCGCCGTGCAGGCCACCTATTACGTCGCCGCGCGCCAGATCGCGCCCGGCGAGCCGCTCTCCGCGGCCGACCTGGTCGCCCGCGACGGCGACCTGACGGTCATGCCGCTGGCGGTGATCACCGATCCGGCGCAGGCGATCGGCTCGACCGCGCTCGCGCGCATCTCGGCCGGCCTGCCGCTGCGGCAGGACCTGCTGAAAAGCGCGGCGTCGGTGTCGGCCGGTCAGACGGTGCGGGTCGTCGCGGCCGGGCCCGGCTTCACGATTTCGGCCGAGGGCAGCGTGCTCGCGAATGCGGCACCGGGCCAGTCGGTGCGGGTGCGGATGGCGGCGGGCCAGATCGTCACGGCGATCGTCAAGGACGCCGGCACCGTGGAAATTCCGCTATAG
- the flgD gene encoding flagellar hook assembly protein FlgD: MTSSSTTIGSNGTNVSTLPTDTMNTNNVSSTNGTSASDLQATFLKLLVTQLQNQDPTSPVDSSQMTSQLAQINTVSGIAQLNTSLTSLSTQLTAGQQTQAALLIGTNVLAPGNSVAVKSGAASPFGVSLTSDVSNLTITVKNSSGVVVNTINAGKQSAGTVPFNWTPTDAAGNALPDGAYTVSAQYTGTDGKAYAPTVLAAATVQSVIKQADGTAGLVLSNGTTVGLTQVASIFPNVKTSSTTGDTTTN, from the coding sequence ATGACTTCCTCCAGCACGACGATCGGCAGCAACGGCACGAACGTGTCGACCCTGCCGACCGACACGATGAACACCAACAACGTGTCGTCGACCAACGGCACGTCGGCGAGCGACCTGCAGGCGACGTTCCTGAAGCTGCTCGTCACGCAGCTGCAGAACCAGGATCCGACGAGCCCGGTCGACAGCTCGCAGATGACGTCGCAGCTCGCGCAGATCAACACGGTGAGCGGCATCGCGCAGCTGAACACGTCGCTGACGTCGCTGTCGACGCAGCTCACGGCCGGCCAGCAGACGCAGGCCGCGCTGCTGATCGGCACGAACGTGCTCGCGCCGGGCAACTCGGTCGCGGTGAAGAGCGGCGCGGCGTCGCCGTTCGGCGTGTCGCTCACGAGCGACGTGTCGAACCTGACGATCACCGTGAAGAACAGCTCGGGCGTCGTCGTCAACACGATCAACGCGGGCAAGCAGTCGGCCGGCACCGTCCCGTTCAACTGGACGCCGACCGACGCGGCCGGCAACGCGCTGCCGGACGGCGCGTACACGGTCAGCGCGCAGTACACGGGCACCGACGGCAAGGCATACGCGCCGACCGTGCTGGCGGCCGCAACGGTGCAGAGCGTGATCAAGCAGGCGGACGGCACGGCGGGCCTGGTGCTGTCGAACGGTACGACGGTGGGGCTCACCCAGGTCGCGTCGATCTTCCCGAACGTCAAGACGTCGTCCACGACCGGCGACACCACCACCAACTGA
- the flgC gene encoding flagellar basal body rod protein FlgC, translating into MPSLMNIFGVAGSALSAQSQRLNVTASNLANADSATGPDGKPYKAKQVVFATDPIGGARTASGQGVGGVRVTKVMDDPSPMKSTYDPANPSADANGYVQMPNVDPVQEMVNMISASRSYQANVETLNTAKTLMLKTLTIGS; encoded by the coding sequence ATGCCTTCGTTGATGAACATCTTCGGCGTCGCCGGTTCGGCGCTGTCCGCGCAATCGCAGCGCCTGAACGTCACCGCGTCGAACCTCGCGAACGCCGACAGCGCCACCGGCCCCGACGGCAAGCCGTACAAGGCCAAGCAGGTCGTGTTCGCGACCGACCCGATCGGCGGCGCGCGCACCGCGTCCGGCCAGGGCGTGGGCGGCGTGCGCGTGACGAAGGTGATGGACGACCCGTCGCCGATGAAGTCGACCTACGACCCTGCGAACCCGTCGGCCGACGCGAACGGCTACGTGCAGATGCCGAACGTCGATCCGGTGCAGGAGATGGTGAACATGATCTCGGCGTCGCGCTCGTACCAGGCCAACGTCGAAACGCTGAACACCGCGAAGACGCTGATGCTCAAGACGTTGACGATCGGCTCGTAA
- a CDS encoding flagellar basal body P-ring protein FlgI, with amino-acid sequence MQTTLIHRLSARAHAAARLAVAFAAVAAACALGAAPAQAERLKDLAQIQGVRDNPLIGYGLVVGLDGTGDQTMQTPFTTQTLANMLANLGISINNGSANGGPSSLSNMQLKNVAAVMVTATLPPFARPGEALDVTVSSLGNAKSLRGGTLLLTPLKGADGQVYALSQGNMAVGGAGASANGSRVQVNQLAAGRIVGGAIVERAVPNAIAQMNGVLQLQLNDMDYGTAQRIVSAVNSSFGPGTATALDGRTIQLAAPADSAQQVAFMARLQNLDVSPDKAAAKVILNARTGSIVMNQMVTLQSCAVAHGNLSVVVNTQPVVSQPGPFSNGQTVVAQQSQIQLKQDNGALKMVTAGANLADVVKALNTLGATPADLMSILQAMKAAGALRADLEVI; translated from the coding sequence ATGCAGACGACCCTGATCCACCGCCTGTCGGCCCGTGCGCATGCCGCCGCGCGGCTCGCCGTGGCGTTCGCGGCCGTGGCTGCGGCGTGCGCGCTCGGCGCTGCGCCCGCGCAAGCGGAGCGCCTGAAGGACCTCGCGCAGATCCAGGGCGTGCGCGACAACCCGCTGATCGGCTATGGCCTCGTCGTCGGTCTCGACGGCACGGGCGACCAGACGATGCAGACGCCGTTCACGACGCAGACGCTCGCGAACATGCTCGCGAACCTCGGCATCTCGATCAACAACGGTTCGGCGAACGGCGGCCCGTCGTCGCTGAGCAACATGCAGCTGAAGAACGTCGCGGCCGTGATGGTGACGGCCACGCTGCCGCCGTTCGCGCGGCCGGGCGAGGCGCTCGACGTGACGGTATCGTCGCTCGGCAACGCGAAGAGCCTGCGCGGCGGCACGCTGCTGCTCACGCCGCTGAAGGGCGCGGACGGGCAGGTGTACGCGCTCTCGCAGGGCAACATGGCGGTCGGCGGCGCGGGCGCCAGCGCGAACGGCAGCCGCGTGCAGGTGAACCAGCTCGCGGCCGGCCGGATCGTCGGCGGCGCGATCGTCGAGCGCGCGGTGCCGAACGCGATCGCGCAGATGAACGGCGTGCTGCAGCTGCAGCTGAACGACATGGATTACGGCACCGCGCAGCGGATCGTGTCCGCGGTCAACTCGAGCTTCGGCCCGGGCACCGCGACGGCGCTCGACGGCCGCACGATCCAGCTCGCGGCGCCGGCCGATTCGGCGCAGCAGGTCGCCTTCATGGCGCGGCTGCAGAACCTCGACGTGAGCCCGGACAAGGCCGCGGCGAAGGTGATCCTGAACGCGCGCACGGGCTCGATCGTGATGAACCAGATGGTCACGCTGCAGAGCTGCGCGGTCGCGCACGGCAACCTGTCGGTCGTCGTCAATACGCAGCCGGTGGTGTCGCAGCCGGGGCCGTTCTCGAACGGGCAGACGGTAGTGGCGCAGCAGTCGCAGATCCAGCTGAAGCAGGACAACGGCGCGCTGAAGATGGTGACGGCCGGCGCGAACCTCGCCGACGTCGTGAAGGCGCTGAACACGCTCGGCGCGACGCCCGCGGACCTGATGTCGATCCTGCAGGCGATGAAGGCGGCCGGCGCGTTGCGCGCCGACCTGGAGGTGATCTAA
- the flgM gene encoding flagellar biosynthesis anti-sigma factor FlgM translates to MKIDSTPNPSPLAPTGNGASRAQSGTAQSSAQAADAGSTGGDTTVNLSGLSGQLRSVSASGDADIDTGLVQSIKDALNNGTLTIDANKIADGVLNTARELLQQQRPQGN, encoded by the coding sequence GTGAAAATCGATTCCACTCCGAACCCGAGCCCCTTGGCGCCGACCGGCAACGGCGCGTCCCGTGCGCAATCCGGCACGGCCCAATCGTCCGCGCAGGCGGCCGACGCCGGATCGACCGGCGGCGACACGACCGTGAACCTGTCGGGTCTGTCCGGCCAGCTGCGTTCGGTATCCGCGTCGGGCGACGCCGATATCGACACCGGCCTTGTCCAGTCGATCAAGGACGCGCTGAACAACGGCACGTTGACGATCGACGCGAACAAGATTGCCGACGGCGTATTGAATACCGCCCGCGAGCTGCTGCAACAGCAGCGCCCGCAGGGTAACTAA
- the flgJ gene encoding flagellar assembly peptidoglycan hydrolase FlgJ produces the protein MANLPNANDLTQRFALDVQGFDALRAQAKQSPQAGAKAVAGQFDAMFTQMMLKSMRDASPDGGLFDSHTSKMYTSMLDQQLAQQMSTRGMGVADALMKQLLRNAGAGAGSDTAADIGAGGMGTGGLGTAGNEGSLAAMNAMAKAYANAANNGGLAGARGYSAGSALTPPLKGASGVQDADAFVDRLAGPAQAASATTGIPARFIVGQAALESGWGKREIRASDGSTSYNVFGIKANKGWTGRTVSALTTEYVNGTPRRVVAKFRAYDSYEHAMTDYANLLKNNPRYSGVLSASRSVEGFAHGMQKAGYATDPNYAKKLISIMQQIG, from the coding sequence ATGGCGAACCTTCCGAACGCGAACGACCTCACGCAGCGCTTCGCGCTCGACGTGCAGGGTTTCGATGCACTGCGCGCGCAGGCGAAGCAGTCGCCGCAGGCCGGCGCGAAGGCGGTCGCCGGCCAGTTCGACGCGATGTTCACGCAGATGATGCTCAAGAGCATGCGCGACGCATCGCCCGACGGCGGGCTGTTCGATTCGCATACGTCGAAGATGTACACGTCGATGCTCGACCAGCAGCTTGCGCAGCAAATGTCGACACGCGGGATGGGTGTCGCCGACGCGCTGATGAAACAGCTGCTGCGCAACGCCGGCGCGGGCGCGGGTAGCGACACGGCGGCCGACATCGGCGCGGGCGGCATGGGCACCGGTGGCCTCGGCACGGCCGGCAACGAAGGCAGCCTCGCCGCGATGAACGCGATGGCGAAGGCCTATGCGAACGCGGCGAACAATGGCGGTCTCGCCGGCGCGCGCGGTTACTCGGCCGGCAGCGCGCTGACGCCGCCGCTGAAGGGCGCGAGCGGCGTGCAGGATGCCGACGCGTTCGTCGACCGGCTCGCGGGCCCCGCGCAGGCGGCCAGCGCGACAACCGGCATCCCGGCGCGCTTCATCGTCGGCCAGGCCGCGCTCGAATCGGGCTGGGGCAAGCGCGAGATCCGCGCCTCCGACGGGTCGACCAGCTACAACGTGTTCGGCATCAAGGCGAACAAGGGCTGGACGGGTCGCACGGTGTCGGCGCTGACGACCGAATACGTGAACGGCACGCCGCGCCGCGTGGTCGCGAAATTCCGCGCGTACGACTCGTACGAGCACGCGATGACCGACTACGCGAACCTGCTGAAGAACAACCCGCGCTACTCGGGCGTGCTCAGCGCGAGCCGCAGCGTCGAAGGCTTCGCGCACGGGATGCAGAAGGCCGGCTACGCGACCGACCCGAACTACGCGAAAAAGCTGATCTCGATCATGCAGCAGATCGGCTGA
- the flgB gene encoding flagellar basal body rod protein FlgB — protein sequence MLDKLDAEFAFGRQALDVRAYRQELLSSNIANADTPGYQARDVDFASTLARSLKQTGGGLAPSNAAQLPMAQPAGVTSGMSMVSTAAGHMAGTAKLIPTGGPSDDYGRAQYRMPLQPSLDGNTVDLDVERVQFANNALHYESGMTVMTQQIKAMIAAISTNS from the coding sequence ATGCTGGACAAACTCGATGCGGAATTCGCGTTCGGCCGACAGGCGCTCGACGTGCGCGCCTACCGGCAGGAACTGCTGTCGTCGAACATCGCGAACGCCGACACGCCCGGCTACCAGGCCCGTGACGTCGATTTCGCGTCGACGCTCGCGCGCTCGCTGAAGCAGACGGGCGGCGGCCTGGCGCCGAGCAACGCCGCGCAGCTGCCGATGGCGCAGCCGGCCGGCGTGACGAGCGGCATGTCGATGGTGTCGACGGCGGCCGGTCACATGGCCGGCACCGCGAAGCTGATCCCGACCGGCGGCCCGTCGGACGACTACGGCCGTGCGCAGTACCGGATGCCGCTGCAACCGTCGCTCGACGGCAACACGGTCGATCTCGACGTCGAGCGCGTGCAGTTCGCGAACAACGCGCTGCACTACGAATCCGGGATGACCGTGATGACCCAGCAGATCAAGGCGATGATCGCCGCGATCTCGACGAACTCGTAA
- the flgE gene encoding flagellar hook protein FlgE, which produces MGYQQGLSGLAGASNALDVIGNNIANANTVGFKSSTAQFSDMYANSVATSVNTQIGIGTSLGSVQQQFGQGTINTTNSSLDVAINGNGFFQMSNNGVTTYSRDGTFQRDKNGYIVDSQGRNLMGYAANAGGVINTAQTVPLQAPTTNIAPTATTKITGQFNLNSQDTVPTKTPFDPNDNTTYNYSTSIQVYDSLGGSQAVNMYFVKSASGTWEAYAGVQGAAKATDLGTVTFDTSGAIKSTTTGTPPAPTASLGQFQFTVPNTDGSATPQDLVLDLTGTTQYGGKDGVNNLAQNGFASGTLTTYSIGADGKLTGNYSNGQTAVLGEIALANFNNPNGLVNLGGNQYAETAASGVPQVSAPGSTNHGTLQGSALENSNVDLTSQLVNLITAQRNYQANAQTIKTQQTVDQTLINL; this is translated from the coding sequence ATGGGTTATCAACAGGGTCTGAGCGGCCTCGCCGGTGCCTCGAACGCACTCGACGTGATCGGCAACAACATTGCGAACGCGAACACGGTCGGCTTCAAGTCGAGCACCGCGCAGTTCTCCGACATGTACGCGAACTCGGTCGCGACCTCGGTCAACACGCAGATCGGCATCGGCACGTCGCTCGGGTCGGTGCAGCAGCAGTTCGGTCAGGGCACGATCAATACGACGAACTCGTCGCTCGACGTCGCGATCAACGGCAACGGCTTCTTCCAGATGTCGAACAACGGCGTGACGACGTACTCGCGCGACGGCACGTTCCAGCGCGACAAGAACGGCTACATCGTCGACTCGCAAGGCCGCAACCTGATGGGCTATGCAGCCAACGCGGGCGGCGTGATCAACACCGCGCAGACCGTGCCGCTGCAGGCGCCGACGACCAACATCGCGCCGACCGCGACGACCAAGATCACCGGCCAGTTCAACCTGAACTCGCAGGACACGGTGCCGACCAAGACGCCGTTCGACCCGAACGACAACACGACGTACAACTACTCGACGTCGATCCAGGTGTACGACTCGCTGGGCGGTTCGCAGGCGGTCAACATGTATTTCGTGAAGTCGGCATCCGGCACGTGGGAAGCGTACGCGGGCGTGCAGGGCGCGGCCAAGGCGACCGATCTCGGCACGGTCACGTTCGATACGTCGGGCGCGATCAAGAGCACGACGACGGGCACGCCGCCGGCGCCGACCGCGTCGCTCGGCCAGTTCCAGTTCACCGTGCCGAACACCGACGGCTCGGCGACGCCGCAGGACCTCGTGCTCGACCTGACCGGCACCACGCAGTACGGCGGCAAGGACGGCGTGAACAACCTCGCGCAGAACGGTTTCGCGAGCGGCACGCTGACGACCTATTCGATCGGCGCCGACGGCAAGCTGACCGGCAACTACTCGAACGGCCAGACCGCCGTGCTCGGCGAGATCGCGCTGGCGAACTTCAACAACCCGAACGGGCTGGTGAACCTCGGCGGCAACCAGTATGCGGAAACCGCCGCATCGGGCGTGCCGCAGGTCTCCGCGCCGGGCAGCACGAACCACGGCACGCTGCAGGGCAGCGCGCTCGAAAACTCGAACGTCGACCTCACGTCGCAGCTCGTCAACCTGATCACCGCGCAGCGCAACTACCAGGCGAACGCGCAGACGATCAAGACGCAGCAGACCGTCGACCAGACGCTCATCAACCTGTAA
- the flgF gene encoding flagellar basal-body rod protein FlgF — translation MDRLIYTAMTGASQSLDQQAIVANNLANTSTTGFRAQLATYRAVPMNFGDGSAIDPTTTRTYVLASTPGADYAPGPITRTGNPLDVAVQGAGWLSVQAADGSEAYTRAGNLHVDENGQLVNASNLPVIGNGGPISVPPNAEVTIGKDGTVSALMPGDPPTAVAIVDQMKLVNPDPATLARGNDGLFRTADGNPADADPNVVVTPNSLEGSNVNPVTAMVAMIDNARAFQLQSKLIQTADQNEQSANQLLNFS, via the coding sequence ATGGACCGACTGATCTACACGGCGATGACGGGCGCGTCGCAGTCGCTCGACCAGCAGGCGATCGTCGCGAACAACCTCGCGAACACGTCGACGACGGGCTTTCGCGCGCAGCTCGCGACGTATCGCGCGGTGCCGATGAATTTCGGCGACGGCAGCGCGATCGACCCGACGACGACGCGTACCTACGTGCTCGCGTCGACGCCCGGCGCGGATTACGCACCGGGTCCGATCACGCGCACCGGCAACCCGCTCGACGTTGCCGTGCAGGGTGCGGGCTGGCTGTCGGTGCAGGCGGCCGACGGCAGCGAGGCGTACACGCGCGCCGGCAACCTGCACGTCGACGAGAACGGCCAGCTCGTCAACGCGAGCAACCTGCCGGTGATCGGCAACGGCGGCCCGATCTCGGTGCCGCCGAACGCGGAAGTGACGATCGGCAAGGACGGCACCGTTTCCGCGCTGATGCCGGGCGACCCGCCGACGGCCGTTGCGATCGTCGACCAGATGAAGCTCGTCAATCCCGATCCGGCCACGCTCGCGCGCGGCAACGACGGGCTGTTCCGCACCGCCGACGGCAATCCGGCCGACGCCGACCCGAACGTGGTCGTCACGCCGAATTCGCTCGAAGGCAGCAACGTCAACCCGGTGACCGCGATGGTCGCGATGATCGACAACGCGCGCGCGTTCCAGCTTCAGTCGAAGCTGATCCAGACGGCCGACCAGAACGAGCAGTCGGCGAACCAGCTGCTCAACTTCAGCTGA